One genomic window of Centroberyx gerrardi isolate f3 chromosome 15, fCenGer3.hap1.cur.20231027, whole genome shotgun sequence includes the following:
- the chrna1 gene encoding acetylcholine receptor subunit alpha, with amino-acid sequence MNLPKVQILLAWILAGVAGPALCSEDETRLVKTLFTGYNKVVRPVNHFNEAVVVTVGLQLIQLISVDEVNQIVTSNVRLKQQWMDVNLKWNPDDYGGIRKIRVPSTDIWRPDLVLYNNADGDFAIIHETKVLLEYTGMIIWNPPAIFKSYCEIIVLHFPFDLQNCSMKLGTWTYDGLLVVINPDSDRPDLSNFMESGEWVLKDYRSWKHWVYYTCCPDTPYLDITYHFLMLRLPLYFIVNVIIPCMLFSFLTGLVFYLPTDSGEKMTLSISVLLSLTVFLLVIVELIPSTSSAVPLIGKYMLFTMVFVIASIIITVIVINTHHRSPSTHTMPAWVRKIFIETIPNLMFFSTMKRPSQEIQQKRLFPTDMDISDISGNPTPTSVTYQSPIVKNPDVRSAIDGVKYIAETMKSDEESNNAAEEWKFVAMVLDHILLCVFMAVCIIGTLGVFAGRLIELNML; translated from the exons gcCCGGCATTGTGTTCAGAGGATGAGACTCGTCTGGTGAAGACCCTGTTTACTGGTTACAACAAGGTGGTCCGACCTGTCAACCACTTCAATGAGGCTGTAGTCGTCACCGTGGGACTGCAGCTGATCCAGCTCATCAGTGTG GATGAAGTGAACCAGATTGTGACCAGTAACGTCCGCCTCAAACAG CAATGGATGGATGTGAACCTGAAGTGGAATCCTGACGACTACGGTGGAATCAGGAAGATCAGAGTTCCTTCAACTGACATATGGAGACCTGACCTGGTCCTATAtaacaa tGCTGACGGTGACTTTGCCATCATCCACGAGACCAAAGTGTTGTTGGAGTACACCGGCATGATAATCTGGAACCCCCCCGCCATCTTTAAGAGCTACTGTGAGATTATTGTCCTCCATTTCCCTTTCGACCTGCAGAACTGTAGCATGAAACTGGGAACCTGGACGTACGACGGCCTGCTGGTGGTCATCAACCCG GACAGTGATCGGCCGGACCTCAGTAACTTCATGGAGTCCGGTGAATGGGTGCTAAAGGACTACAGGAGCTGGAAACACTGGGTTTACTACACATGTTGTCCCGACACGCCGTACCTGGACATCACTTACCACTTCCTGATGCTGCGGCTGCCTCTCTACTTCATTGTCAACGTCATCATCCCCTGCATGCTGTTCTCTTTCCTCACCGGACTCGTCTTCTACCTGCCCACTGACTCtg gTGAGAAGAtgactctctccatctccgtcCTGCTCTCCCTCACTGTCTTCCTGCTGGTCATCGTGGAGCTgatcccctccacctccagcgCCGTTCCTCTGATCGGGAAGTACATGCTGTTCACCATGGTGTTTGTCATCgcctccatcatcatcaccgtcaTCGTCATCAATACGCATCATCGCTCGCCCAGCACGCATACCATGCCCGCGTGGGTCCGCAAG atcttCATTGAAACCATTCCCAACTTGATGTTCTTCTCGACGATGAAGCGTCCCAGTCAGGAGATCCAGCAGAAGAGGCTGTTCCCGACTGACATGGACATCTCCGACATCTCAG GCAATCCCACCCCCACCAGTGTCACCTACCAGTCTCCCATCGTTAAAAACCCTGATGTTCGCAGCGCCATTGACGGGGTGAAGTACATCGCTGAGACCATGAAGTCAGACGAGGAATCGAACAAT GCGGCAGAGGAGTGGAAGTTCGTTGCCATGGTGCTGGACCacatcctgctgtgtgtgttcatggcgGTGTGTATCATCGGGACGCTTGGCGTCTTCGCCGGGAGACTCATCGAACTCAACATGCTGTAG
- the LOC139921466 gene encoding tubulin beta-4B chain produces MREIVHLQAGQCGNQIGAKFWEVISDEHGIDPTGTYHGDSDLQLERINVYYNEATGGKHVPRAVLVDLEPGTMDSVRSGPFGQVFRPDNFVFGQSGAGNNWAKGHYTEGAELVDSVLDVVRKEAESCDCLQGFQLTHSLGGGTGSGMGTLLISKIREEYPDRIMNTFSVVPSPKVSDTVVEPYNATLSVHQLVENTDETYCIDNEALYDICFRTLKLTTPTYGDLNHLVSATMSGVTTCLRFPGQLNADLRKLAVNMVPFPRLHFFMPGFAPLTSRGSQQYRALTVPELTQQMFDAKNMMAACDPRHGRYLTVAAIFRGRMSMKEVDEQMLNVQNKNSSYFVEWIPNNVKTAVCDIPPRGLKMAATFIGNSTAIQELFKRISEQFTAMFRRKAFLHWYTGEGMDEMEFTEAESNMNDLVSEYQQYQDATAEEEGEFEEEGEEDMA; encoded by the exons ATGAGGGAAATCGTGCATCTGCAGGCGGGCCAGTGTGGCAACCAGATTGGAGCCAAG TTTTGGGAGGTGATAAGCGATGAACATGGCATCGACCCCACCGGGACATACCACGGTGACAGCGACCTGCAGTTGGAGAGAATCAACGTCTATTACAACGAGGCAACAG GTGGCAAGCATGTTCCTCGTGCTGTGCTGGTGGACTTGGAGCCGGGCACCATGGACTCTGTGAGGTCTGGTCCCTTTGGCCAGGTCTTCAGACCGGACAACTTTGTCTTTG GTCAGAGTGGAGCAGGTAACAACTGGGCTAAGGGCCACTACACCGAGGGAGCCGAGCTGGTGGACTCGGTCCTGGATGTGGtgaggaaggaggcagagagctGCGACTGCCTGCAGGGCTTCCAGCTCACCCACTCCCTGGGAGGAGGCACCGGCTCCGGCATGGGCACCCTGCTCATCAGCAAGATCCGAGAGGAGTATCCAGACCGGATCATGAACACTTTCAGTGTGGTGCCTTCACCTAAG gTGTCGGACACAGTAGTGGAGCCCTACAACGCCACGCTGTCCGTCCACCAGCTGGTTGAGAACACGGACGAGACCTACTGCATTGACAATGAGGCCCTGTATGACATCTGCTTCCGCACGCTGAAACTCACCACGCCCACCTACGGGGACCTCAACCACCTGGTGTCGGCCACCATGAGCGGGGTGACCACCTGCCTGCGCTTCCCCGGCCAGCTCAACGCAGATCTGAGGAAGCTGGCAGTCAACATGGTGCCCTTCCCCAGGCTGCACTTCTTCATGCCAGGCTTCGCCCCCCTGACAAGCCGGGGCAGCCAACAGTACAG AGCGCTGACAGTTCCCGAACTCACGCAGCAGATGTTCGATGCCAAGAACATGATGGCGGCGTGCGACCCGCGCCACGGCCGCTACCTCACCGTCGCCGCCATCTTCCGCGGCCGCATGTCCATGAAGGAGGTGGACGAGCAGATGCTGAACGTGCAGAACAAGAACAGCAGCTACTTTGTGGAGTGGATCCCCAACAACGTCAAGACGGCCGTCTGCGACATCCCGCCCCGCGGCCTCAAGATGGCCGCCACCTTCATCGGCAACAGCACGGCCATCCAGGAGCTGTTCAAGCGCATCTCCGAGCAGTTCACCGCCATGTTCCGCCGCAAGGCCTTCCTCCACTG GTACACCGGCGAGGGCATGGACGAGATGGAGTTCACCGAGGCCGAGAGCAACATGAACGACCTGGTGTCGGAGTACCAGCAGTACCAAGATGCCACCgccgaggaggagggggagtttgaggaggaaggggaggaggacaTGGCCTAG
- the wipf1b gene encoding WAS/WASL-interacting protein family member 1: MPVPPPPPPPPPPPPTFSVANTEKPSLNRSQQQGRNALLSDISKGARLKKAVTNDRSGPALDKPKGGGGGGGGGGGGGGGGGGGGGGGGGFGGGGGGGGLGGLFQGGMPKLRSAGSRDTTDSGPSRGPMLPPGARSAGPRPFSGGGASTGPPKLPGAPAVPRSNAPDLPRGRSNFSSRQDTPGGPPPPVPSTPRPNQGFQSRGGPPPPVPGGPRPGSSPGPPHPSLPPGRHGPLPPPPGGSSATPRLGFSAPPPPSSNSSRPPLPPAPGGRPPPSDDRPPPPPAPMGGHRPAMPRDGPPPPPSLNSKPSSSPTSSSSRSSVGGGAPPLPPGRPGPPPLVPTPAGGDDHSTPRLPQRNLSLNSHAPAPPPGRTGPLPPPPNERPPALARNQSAGRTGPLPPPPPSGRSGGSVRSSAAPSPIGRPGPEPPRGGPGNRPPLPPDRPGTAGAPPPPPPMGNGFQNSHHHQASDEWECRFTFHPVSDLPPPEPYVPSQKTYPSKMGKSDGRGSGKKERGAPPLPPIPR, translated from the exons atgccGGTCccgcctccaccccccccaccccctccccctcctcccaccttttCTGTG gcCAACACAGAGAAGCCGTCTCTGAACCGTTCACAGCAGCAGGGGAGGAACGCTCTCTTGTCGGACATTTCGAAAGGCGCCAGGCTAAAGAAGGCCGTTACTAATGACCGCAGTGGACCCGCACTGGACA AACCTAAaggaggcggcggaggcggtggaggaggaggaggaggaggaggaggtggtggtggtggtggaggtggaggtggtggttttggtggaggaggtggaggtggtggtttAGGAGGCCTGTTCCAGGGAGGGATGCCCAAACTGAGGTCTGCAGGGAGCAGAGACACCACCG actCGGGACCCAGCCGCGGCCCCATGCTCCCCCCAGGCGCCCGCTCCGCCGGCCCCAGGCCCTTCAGCGGAGGTGGAGCCTCCACCGGCCCTCCTAAACTCCCAGGAGCCCCGGCTGTTCCCCGCAGCAACGCCCCCGATCTCCCCAGGGGCCGCTCGAATTTCTCCTCCAGGCAGGACACTCCGGGAGGCCCTCCTCCTCCCGTACCCAGCACCCCTCGACCCAACCAGGGCTTCCAGtcccgcggcggccctcctcctcctgtccctgGAGGGCCCAGACCCGGCTCTTCTCCCGGACCTCCCCATCCCAGCCTTCCACCAGGGAGGCACGGCCCGCTCCCTCCCCCGCCAGGAGGCTCCTCAGCCACGCCACGGCTGGGCTTCTCCGCCCCGCCTCCTCCGTCCTCCAACAGCTCCCGGCCTCCCTTGCCGCCGGCTCCTGGAGGAAGGCCCCCGCCCTCCGACGACCGCCCCCCGCCGCCGCCAGCTCCTATGGGAGGCCATCGACCAGCCATGCCCCGCGACGGgccgcctcctcccccctctctcaacTCCaaaccttcctcctctcccacctcctcctcctctcgttcCTCAGTTGGCGGGGGCGCGCCTCCCCTCCCGCCGGGCCGACCGGGCCCTCCTCCCCTCGTCCCCACTCCGGCTGGAGGGGACGACCACAGCACCCCCCGCCTGCCCCAGAGGAACCTCTCGCTCAACAG CCATGCTCCGGCCCCCCCGCCCGGGCGAACAggacccctccctcccccgccAAACGAGAGACCGCCCGCTCTGGCAAGGAACCAATCAGCAGGACGCACAG GCCcacttcctccccctcccccctcaggTCGCAGCGGGGGCAGTGTGAGGTCATCGGCGGCTCCTTCTCCTATTGGCCGGCCGGGCCCGGAGCCTCCTCGCGGGGGGCCCGGCAAtcgaccccccctccctccggaCCGGCCGGGGACAGCCGgggcccctccccctccaccacccatGGGTAACGGGTTCCAAAACTCTCACCACCACCAGGCATCAG ATGAGTGGGAGTGCCGGTTCACGTTCCACCCGGTGTCGGACCTGCCTCCTCCTGAGCCCTACGTCCCCAGCCAGAAGACCTACCCCAGCAAGATGGGCAAGAGCGACGGCAgag GTTCTggtaaaaaggagagaggagctcctccgcttcctcctatACCCAGGTGA